One part of the Natronorubrum sediminis genome encodes these proteins:
- a CDS encoding 50S ribosomal protein L3, with protein MPQANSPRKGSLGFGPRERATSEVPRFNSWPDDDGQPTLQGFAGYKAGMTHVVMVDDKANSPTEGMEETVPVTIVETPPMRAVALRAYEETPYGMQPVTEVWTDEFVSELDRVLDIPGDDYDATAAEDDLRGHLEEGRVDDVRVITHTVPGDIPSMPKKKPDVMETRVGGGSLEDRVEFALETVADGGEHVMNDVFRAGEYVDASGVTKGKGTQGPVKRWGVQKRKGKHARQGWRRRIGNLGPWNPSRVRSTVPQQGQTGYHQRTELNKRLVDIGDGADATVDGGFVNYGEVDGPHALIKGSLPGPNKRLVRFRPAIRPGDQPRLDPEVRYVSTESNQG; from the coding sequence CGACGACGGACAGCCGACGCTCCAGGGCTTCGCGGGCTACAAGGCCGGCATGACCCACGTCGTAATGGTCGACGACAAAGCGAACTCGCCGACCGAAGGGATGGAAGAGACCGTCCCCGTTACGATCGTGGAGACGCCGCCAATGCGCGCTGTTGCACTGCGAGCGTACGAAGAGACGCCATACGGCATGCAGCCGGTCACCGAGGTCTGGACCGACGAGTTCGTTTCCGAACTCGATCGCGTTCTGGACATTCCCGGTGATGACTACGACGCCACCGCCGCCGAAGACGATCTTCGCGGCCACCTCGAGGAGGGGCGCGTCGACGACGTTCGCGTCATCACGCACACGGTTCCGGGGGACATTCCCTCGATGCCGAAGAAGAAACCGGACGTGATGGAAACGCGAGTCGGCGGCGGCTCCCTCGAGGATCGCGTCGAATTCGCCCTCGAGACCGTCGCTGACGGCGGCGAGCACGTCATGAACGACGTGTTCCGCGCCGGCGAGTACGTCGACGCAAGCGGCGTCACGAAAGGGAAAGGGACCCAAGGCCCAGTCAAACGCTGGGGCGTCCAGAAACGAAAGGGCAAGCACGCCCGGCAGGGATGGCGCCGCCGCATCGGGAACCTTGGTCCCTGGAATCCGTCCCGCGTTCGGTCGACGGTCCCCCAGCAGGGTCAGACCGGTTACCACCAGCGGACGGAACTGAACAAACGCCTCGTCGACATCGGCGACGGCGCAGACGCGACGGTCGACGGTGGCTTCGTCAACTACGGCGAAGTCGACGGACCGCACGCGCTGATCAAGGGCTCGCTCCCCGGGCCAAACAAGCGTCTCGTACGCTTCCGCCCGGCGATCCGACCCGGAGACCAGCCGCGCCTCGATCCCGAGGTTCGCTACGTCTCCACCGAATCTAACCAGGGATAA
- the rpl4p gene encoding 50S ribosomal protein L4, producing MDATVRDLDGDDAGSVELPAVFETNYRPDLIARAVNVSQANRKQAYGADEFAGKRTPAESFGSGRGMAHVPRQDGRARRVPQAVKGRKAHPPKAEKDQTESINTKAKKLAVRSAIAATTDAELVAERGHAFDEDAELPVVVDDEFEDLQKTSEVVEFLEAAGLADDIERADDGRNVRSGRGKTRGRKYQTPKSILFVTSSETGPSRAARNLAGADVATAAEVNAEDLAPGTQAGRLTVWTESALEEVADR from the coding sequence ATGGACGCAACAGTACGAGACCTGGACGGCGACGACGCGGGCTCGGTCGAGCTCCCGGCGGTCTTCGAGACGAACTACCGCCCGGACTTGATCGCGCGCGCCGTCAACGTCTCCCAGGCAAACCGAAAACAGGCCTACGGTGCCGACGAGTTCGCCGGCAAGCGAACGCCCGCGGAATCGTTCGGTAGCGGCCGCGGTATGGCCCACGTCCCACGCCAGGACGGACGCGCACGACGCGTCCCTCAGGCTGTCAAAGGACGAAAGGCACACCCGCCAAAGGCCGAGAAAGACCAGACCGAATCGATCAACACGAAAGCAAAGAAGCTGGCCGTCCGCAGCGCCATCGCGGCAACGACGGACGCAGAACTCGTCGCAGAGCGCGGTCACGCGTTCGACGAGGACGCCGAGCTTCCGGTCGTCGTCGACGACGAATTCGAAGACCTCCAGAAGACGTCCGAGGTCGTCGAATTCCTCGAGGCAGCGGGCCTCGCAGACGATATCGAACGCGCTGACGACGGTCGAAACGTCCGCTCGGGTCGCGGAAAGACCCGTGGACGCAAGTACCAGACGCCGAAGTCGATCCTCTTCGTCACCTCGAGCGAAACCGGCCCATCCCGTGCGGCACGGAACCTCGCTGGTGCCGACGTGGCGACCGCTGCAGAGGTCAACGCAGAGGACCTCGCACCCGGCACACAGGCCGGCAGATTGACCGTCTGGACCGAAAGCGCACTCGAGGAGGTGGCTGACCGATGA
- a CDS encoding 50S ribosomal protein L23, with the protein MSTIIDHPLVTEKAMNDMDFENKLQFVCNPDATKPEIREVVEERFEVAVDDINTQLTMKGKKKAIIKLSEDDDAQEVASRIGVF; encoded by the coding sequence ATGAGTACGATTATCGATCACCCACTGGTCACCGAGAAGGCGATGAACGACATGGACTTCGAGAACAAGCTCCAGTTCGTTTGTAACCCCGACGCGACCAAACCCGAGATCCGGGAGGTCGTCGAGGAGCGCTTCGAAGTTGCAGTCGACGACATCAACACGCAACTAACGATGAAGGGCAAGAAGAAAGCGATCATCAAACTCTCCGAGGACGACGACGCACAGGAAGTCGCCTCGAGAATTGGGGTGTTCTGA
- a CDS encoding 50S ribosomal protein L2, whose translation MGRRILGQRRGRGTSTFRAPSHRYKAKLDHKQTEDDDIVRGTVVDIEHDPARSAPVAAIEFEDGEQRLVLAPEGISVGEEIQVGVSAEIKPGNTMPLAEIPEGVPVCNIEANQGDGGKFARASGVNADLITHDRNAAVVQLPSGEVKRLDPQCRATIGVVAGGGRTEKPMVKAGNKYHKMKARGSKWPRVRGVAMNAVDHPFGGGGRQHPGKPKSVSRDAPPGRKVGDISSRRTGRGGDK comes from the coding sequence ATGGGACGACGTATTCTCGGACAACGACGTGGTCGCGGTACCTCTACGTTCCGCGCTCCGTCACACCGATACAAGGCGAAGCTCGATCACAAGCAGACCGAGGACGACGACATCGTTCGCGGAACGGTCGTCGACATCGAACACGACCCGGCCCGCTCTGCGCCAGTCGCAGCCATCGAGTTCGAGGACGGCGAACAGCGCCTCGTCCTCGCACCCGAGGGAATTAGCGTCGGCGAAGAGATCCAGGTCGGTGTCTCGGCTGAAATCAAGCCGGGTAACACGATGCCACTCGCAGAGATCCCGGAAGGGGTCCCAGTCTGTAACATCGAAGCCAACCAGGGCGACGGTGGCAAGTTCGCGCGCGCATCCGGTGTCAACGCGGACCTGATCACCCACGACCGCAACGCGGCGGTCGTCCAGCTTCCAAGCGGCGAGGTCAAGCGCCTCGATCCGCAGTGTCGTGCAACCATCGGCGTCGTCGCCGGCGGTGGCCGCACTGAGAAGCCGATGGTCAAAGCAGGGAACAAGTATCACAAGATGAAAGCACGGGGCTCCAAATGGCCTCGCGTCCGTGGTGTCGCGATGAACGCCGTCGACCACCCATTCGGTGGCGGTGGCCGACAGCACCCGGGCAAACCCAAGTCCGTCTCGCGGGACGCCCCGCCGGGACGGAAGGTGGGTGACATCTCCTCGCGTCGTACCGGCCGAGGTGGAGACAAATGA
- a CDS encoding 30S ribosomal protein S19: protein MSQEYRTGREGEFTYRGHTLEELQDLELEEVAELLPARKRRSIERGLSVEKQKLLEEAREKDEEQTANAPIRTHLRDMPILPEFVDLTFEVYNGQSFERVRVEPEMIGHYLGEFRLTRTSVEHGQAGIGATRSSKFVPLK, encoded by the coding sequence ATGAGCCAGGAGTACAGAACCGGCCGCGAAGGTGAGTTCACCTACCGTGGCCACACGCTCGAGGAACTGCAGGATCTGGAACTCGAGGAAGTTGCAGAACTGCTACCCGCTCGCAAGCGGCGAAGCATCGAACGCGGTCTCTCCGTCGAGAAACAGAAATTGCTCGAGGAAGCCCGCGAGAAAGACGAGGAGCAGACGGCGAACGCGCCGATCCGAACGCACCTGCGGGATATGCCGATCCTGCCGGAGTTCGTCGACCTCACCTTCGAGGTCTACAACGGACAGTCGTTCGAGCGCGTCCGCGTCGAACCCGAGATGATCGGACACTATCTCGGCGAGTTCCGCCTCACCCGCACGTCCGTCGAGCACGGACAGGCAGGTATCGGTGCAACTCGTTCCTCGAAGTTCGTCCCACTGAAGTGA
- a CDS encoding 50S ribosomal protein L22, whose protein sequence is MGINYSVDADPDSTAKAMLRERHMSHKHSKEVARELKGKTVADAQAYLQDVIDEEQSVPFKSHNTGAGHRSDIDGWDAGKYPEKVSGEFLDLLENVAANADHQGFDGETMEIVHIAAHKVGESVGRKPRAMGRASAWNTPQVDVEIVVEETDETSEDDN, encoded by the coding sequence ATGGGAATCAACTACTCAGTCGACGCCGATCCCGACTCCACCGCGAAAGCGATGCTTCGGGAGCGTCACATGAGCCACAAGCACAGCAAAGAGGTCGCACGCGAACTGAAGGGCAAAACTGTCGCCGACGCACAGGCGTACCTTCAGGACGTCATCGACGAAGAGCAGTCGGTTCCGTTTAAGTCCCACAACACCGGTGCGGGTCACCGCTCCGACATCGACGGCTGGGACGCCGGCAAGTACCCCGAGAAGGTCTCGGGCGAATTCCTCGACTTGCTCGAGAACGTCGCGGCGAACGCAGACCACCAGGGCTTCGACGGCGAGACGATGGAAATCGTCCATATCGCAGCCCACAAGGTCGGCGAATCGGTCGGCCGCAAACCCCGTGCGATGGGGCGAGCGTCCGCCTGGAACACGCCGCAGGTCGACGTTGAGATCGTTGTCGAGGAGACCGACGAAACATCGGAGGACGATAACTAA
- a CDS encoding 30S ribosomal protein S3, translating to MADEHQFIENGLQRSQIDEFFQEELGRAGYGGMDVAKTPMGTQIVLKAEKPGMVIGKGGENIRKVTTALEEKFNLEDPQIDVQEVEEPDLNARIVADRLANALERGWYFRKAGHTTIDRIMEAGALGAEIVLSGKVTGARSRVEKFNRGYIKHNGEPAEEVVDHGQGVAVMKLGTIGVNVKIIPPGAELPDDFGVHEDLDPEEIVPDAVEANEAEGVEELLEGEPEEAEAAESGAEAPAEDAVETEPELEEEDVEEVIEAEVEADEEEVEIPDESPIEDDLDELEEDVEAEAEELVAEMDEEEADDADDAEEDEGGDA from the coding sequence ATGGCTGACGAACACCAATTCATCGAAAATGGCCTTCAGCGGTCCCAAATCGACGAGTTCTTCCAGGAAGAACTCGGCCGCGCAGGCTACGGCGGTATGGACGTCGCCAAGACGCCGATGGGTACGCAAATCGTCCTCAAGGCCGAAAAGCCCGGGATGGTCATCGGAAAAGGCGGCGAGAACATCCGGAAGGTCACGACGGCACTCGAGGAGAAGTTCAACCTTGAGGACCCACAGATCGACGTGCAAGAGGTCGAAGAACCCGACCTGAACGCACGAATCGTCGCCGACCGACTGGCCAACGCACTCGAGCGTGGCTGGTACTTCCGGAAGGCCGGTCACACGACGATCGACCGGATCATGGAAGCCGGCGCACTCGGTGCGGAAATCGTCCTCTCCGGGAAGGTCACGGGTGCACGCTCACGCGTGGAGAAGTTCAACCGTGGCTACATCAAGCACAACGGCGAACCCGCCGAAGAGGTCGTCGACCACGGACAGGGCGTCGCCGTCATGAAACTCGGAACCATCGGGGTCAACGTCAAGATCATCCCGCCAGGTGCCGAGTTGCCCGACGACTTCGGTGTCCACGAAGATCTGGATCCCGAAGAGATCGTTCCAGACGCCGTCGAAGCCAACGAGGCCGAGGGTGTCGAGGAACTGCTCGAGGGCGAACCTGAGGAGGCAGAAGCCGCCGAATCCGGCGCAGAAGCGCCTGCTGAGGACGCTGTCGAGACCGAACCAGAACTCGAGGAAGAAGACGTCGAAGAGGTCATCGAGGCGGAAGTCGAGGCCGACGAGGAAGAAGTCGAGATCCCCGACGAGTCGCCGATCGAAGACGACCTCGACGAACTCGAGGAAGACGTCGAAGCAGAAGCCGAAGAACTCGTCGCAGAGATGGACGAGGAGGAAGCGGACGACGCGGACGATGCCGAGGAAGACGAGGGAGGTGACGCCTGA
- the rpmC gene encoding 50S ribosomal protein L29: MAILHVEEVRDMTPAEREEELEELETELLNQKSVLAAGGAPENPGRIGELSRTIARVKTIQREEGDLEEDE, translated from the coding sequence ATGGCGATTCTCCACGTCGAAGAAGTTCGCGACATGACGCCTGCAGAACGCGAAGAAGAACTCGAAGAACTCGAGACGGAGCTGTTGAACCAGAAATCCGTTCTCGCAGCCGGTGGTGCCCCGGAGAACCCGGGACGCATCGGTGAGCTGAGCCGGACGATCGCGCGGGTCAAGACGATCCAGCGAGAAGAAGGCGATCTCGAGGAAGACGAGTAA
- a CDS encoding ribonuclease P protein component 1, producing the protein MALTPETLPRHELNGLPVRVVESDDASREGIEGRVVIETTNTLSIEVRDDGESRVLRVPKSGSVFEFAITDEAAEDAKSSGTASKLADTQPGSADKTDESDRADGDAVGCARINEHAGEDVAYVTVDGSRLLSRPARRTETNGDSPWQ; encoded by the coding sequence ATGGCACTGACACCCGAAACGCTCCCACGGCACGAACTCAACGGACTTCCCGTCCGCGTCGTCGAGAGTGACGACGCCAGCCGGGAGGGAATCGAAGGCCGAGTCGTCATCGAGACGACGAACACGCTTTCGATCGAAGTTCGTGACGATGGCGAGTCTCGGGTGTTGCGGGTGCCAAAATCGGGCTCAGTATTCGAGTTCGCGATCACAGATGAAGCCGCCGAGGACGCGAAGTCCTCGGGGACTGCGTCCAAACTGGCCGACACCCAACCCGGCTCTGCCGATAAAACGGACGAGTCGGACCGAGCCGACGGCGACGCCGTCGGCTGTGCTCGTATCAACGAGCACGCTGGCGAGGATGTAGCCTACGTTACGGTCGATGGATCGCGGTTGCTCTCACGACCCGCCCGACGCACGGAAACTAATGGTGACTCACCATGGCAATAG
- a CDS encoding 30S ribosomal protein S17: protein MAIGLDVETPPEPENPEEYDYETCPFYGELPVRGQTLEGQVVSTDMDKTVVVEREYDVAVPKYDRLMKRRSRIPAHVPGVLEPLSVGDTVTIAETRPLSKTKSHVVVEVTEEATAEDVAALTGETEPDPQLSAEDLGGDDAEDEGDA from the coding sequence ATGGCAATAGGACTAGACGTTGAAACCCCTCCGGAACCAGAAAACCCGGAGGAATACGACTACGAGACGTGTCCGTTCTACGGCGAACTGCCCGTTCGAGGACAGACCCTCGAGGGACAGGTCGTCTCGACGGACATGGACAAGACCGTAGTCGTCGAGCGAGAGTACGATGTGGCGGTACCCAAATACGACCGCCTCATGAAACGCCGCTCGCGCATCCCGGCACACGTTCCGGGCGTGCTCGAGCCGCTCTCGGTCGGTGACACGGTCACGATCGCAGAGACCCGACCACTGTCGAAGACGAAATCGCACGTGGTCGTCGAAGTAACTGAAGAAGCGACTGCCGAAGACGTGGCAGCGCTCACCGGCGAAACCGAGCCGGACCCACAGCTGTCCGCCGAAGACCTCGGCGGCGACGACGCTGAAGACGAAGGTGATGCCTAA
- a CDS encoding 50S ribosomal protein L14, with protein sequence MEAMKADVTQGLKKGSLVTCADNTGARELKVISVAGYHGTKSRQPKAGLGDKVTVSVTKGTPEMRRQVLEAVIVRQRKSIRRPDGTRLKFEDNAAVIIDENEEPRGTEIKGPIAREVAERFGAIASTATMIV encoded by the coding sequence ATGGAGGCAATGAAAGCCGACGTCACCCAGGGACTCAAGAAAGGGTCGCTGGTCACGTGTGCCGACAACACCGGCGCACGGGAGCTGAAAGTCATCAGCGTCGCGGGCTACCACGGCACCAAGAGCCGCCAGCCGAAGGCCGGCCTCGGTGACAAGGTGACCGTTTCGGTCACGAAAGGGACCCCCGAGATGCGCCGTCAGGTCCTCGAGGCAGTCATCGTTCGACAGCGGAAATCGATCCGCCGTCCGGACGGGACGCGCCTGAAGTTCGAGGACAACGCGGCGGTCATCATCGACGAGAACGAAGAGCCCCGCGGCACGGAGATCAAGGGGCCGATCGCCCGCGAAGTCGCAGAGCGCTTCGGAGCAATCGCATCTACCGCGACGATGATCGTATAG
- the rplX gene encoding 50S ribosomal protein L24, translating into MSKQPHKQRTQTERAPLHKRQKQLHATLSDELREEYGTRRTRVNAGDTVEVMRGDHAGEEAEVLRAILEDGTIHVEEVTVETADGEEVPRPLAPSNVRITELNLEDERREARLEGDADEAEGDSE; encoded by the coding sequence ATGAGTAAACAACCACACAAACAGCGAACGCAGACGGAGCGTGCACCGCTGCACAAGCGACAGAAGCAGCTTCACGCGACGCTGTCCGACGAGCTCCGCGAGGAGTACGGTACCCGTCGAACCCGCGTCAACGCGGGCGACACGGTCGAGGTCATGCGTGGCGACCACGCCGGCGAGGAGGCCGAAGTTCTCCGCGCCATCCTCGAGGATGGAACCATCCACGTCGAGGAGGTTACGGTGGAGACGGCAGATGGCGAAGAAGTGCCACGGCCACTCGCTCCCTCGAACGTTCGTATCACGGAGCTCAATCTCGAGGACGAGCGTCGCGAAGCACGTCTCGAAGGCGACGCAGACGAAGCCGAAGGTGATAGCGAATGA
- a CDS encoding 30S ribosomal protein S4e: MTKHQKRLSVPKSWPVERKTETFTVKAGAGPHGKDGVPLVVLLRDVLGYVDSKKEARYALSEDSILINGEPINDEQRPIGMFDIVAFPGREEYYRVFPDEGGRLALTEIDEDAAGSRLGKIEGKQQVPGGDTQLTLHDGTNVFVDDETEYNSSDSIVVDNEDKSIVAHFPFEEGALVTAVRGNHGGKIGEIDAIDITPGSGPNTVGVSTDDDGFETIQEYVVVIDENFTDEDSSSEDASGETASTGDAE; the protein is encoded by the coding sequence ATGACGAAACACCAGAAACGACTGTCAGTGCCGAAGTCCTGGCCGGTCGAGCGCAAGACGGAGACCTTCACGGTCAAAGCCGGCGCAGGCCCACACGGTAAGGACGGCGTCCCGCTCGTCGTCTTGCTGCGGGACGTACTCGGTTACGTCGACTCGAAGAAAGAAGCACGATACGCCCTTTCGGAGGACTCGATCCTCATCAACGGGGAACCGATCAACGACGAACAGCGCCCGATCGGCATGTTCGACATCGTTGCCTTCCCCGGCCGAGAGGAGTACTACCGCGTCTTCCCAGACGAAGGCGGCCGCCTCGCGCTGACCGAAATCGACGAGGATGCCGCTGGTAGCCGTCTCGGAAAGATCGAGGGTAAACAGCAAGTTCCAGGCGGGGACACGCAGTTGACTCTCCACGACGGGACGAACGTCTTCGTCGACGACGAAACCGAGTACAACTCGAGTGACTCGATCGTCGTCGACAACGAGGACAAATCGATCGTCGCTCACTTCCCGTTCGAAGAAGGGGCACTCGTGACGGCCGTTCGTGGCAACCACGGCGGCAAGATCGGTGAGATCGACGCAATCGATATCACGCCTGGAAGCGGTCCGAATACGGTCGGCGTCTCCACGGACGACGACGGATTCGAAACCATCCAGGAGTACGTCGTCGTCATCGACGAGAACTTCACGGACGAGGACTCGTCCTCGGAAGATGCAAGCGGTGAAACCGCGAGCACGGGTGATGCAGAATGA